In a single window of the Bradyrhizobium sp. ORS 285 genome:
- a CDS encoding DUF2076 domain-containing protein produces the protein MTPQERQLIDDLFDRLAKLEAAPRDPEAAAAIARGLQQAPNAVYALVQTVLVQDEALKRANARIEELQHAQSAPPAQSGSFLDSMRDSIFGSSGSRGSVPNVPPPSTSRPVWNSGQAMPGGYQGQPGYPPQPGPYDQGGFGQPRGGVFGGGGGSFLGTAAAAAAGMVGGSLLLGGIRSMMGGGSHQAFGDTTIIEERGGGGSPWGGGDQSGGSLAQDAGLNDIGRSGDGGGRSGLFDQANYDDNNGNDSDPSDFDADDSFGNDDDGGSDYA, from the coding sequence ATGACACCGCAAGAACGCCAACTCATCGACGACCTGTTCGACCGGCTTGCCAAGCTGGAGGCCGCGCCGCGTGATCCGGAGGCCGCCGCCGCCATTGCTCGTGGGCTGCAGCAGGCACCCAATGCCGTCTATGCGCTGGTGCAGACCGTGCTGGTGCAGGACGAGGCCCTGAAGCGCGCCAATGCCCGGATCGAGGAGTTGCAGCACGCGCAAAGCGCGCCGCCGGCGCAGTCCGGCAGCTTCCTGGATTCGATGCGCGACAGCATCTTCGGCTCGTCGGGCAGCCGCGGCTCCGTTCCGAACGTGCCCCCGCCGTCCACGAGCCGGCCGGTCTGGAACAGCGGCCAGGCGATGCCCGGCGGCTATCAGGGCCAGCCCGGCTACCCGCCGCAGCCCGGCCCCTATGATCAGGGCGGCTTCGGCCAGCCGCGCGGCGGCGTGTTCGGCGGCGGAGGCGGCTCGTTCTTAGGCACCGCAGCGGCCGCGGCGGCCGGCATGGTCGGCGGCTCGCTGCTGCTCGGCGGCATCCGCTCGATGATGGGCGGCGGCTCGCATCAGGCGTTCGGCGACACCACGATCATCGAGGAGCGCGGCGGTGGCGGCAGCCCCTGGGGCGGCGGCGATCAGTCCGGCGGCTCGCTGGCGCAGGATGCAGGTCTCAATGACATCGGCCGCTCCGGCGATGGCGGCGGCCGCTCCGGCCTGTTCGACCAGGCGAACTACGACGACAACAACGGCAACGACAGCGATCCCTCGGATTTCGATGCCGATGACAGCTTCGGCAACGATGATGACGGCGGCAGCGACTACGCCTGA
- a CDS encoding glycosyltransferase family 2 protein, which produces MLGTDVSDLTTTAADAASQGLSIVIPVYNEGAGLTSLHERLNNLARTLRQRFGLACELVYVDDGSRDNTLAIARTLQADALDVQVVSLSRNFGKEAALMAGLDHARRGAVLFMDGDGQHPPALVEQLVSHWIKDGYDVVYTAKAHRDNEPFLRRVAVHGFYSLINWGARQKIPEDAGDFRLLSPRAVAALRQLPERNRFFKGLASWIGFRQIRVDYEPAARAHGVTTFNLTSLLGLSIEGLTSFSVAPLRVASLLGILLASAAFLFGLSILWETFTTGKSVPGYPSLMVGLMTIGGVQLIMIGIMGEYIGKILSELKARPIYFVAEHSEKRATLDARSDGSERNAAE; this is translated from the coding sequence ATGCTGGGAACTGACGTCTCCGACCTGACCACGACCGCGGCCGACGCCGCGTCGCAGGGACTGTCGATCGTTATCCCCGTCTACAACGAAGGCGCGGGACTGACGTCGCTGCATGAGCGGCTGAACAATCTCGCCCGGACCCTGCGCCAGCGCTTCGGCCTTGCTTGCGAGCTCGTCTATGTCGACGACGGCAGCCGCGACAACACGCTCGCCATCGCCCGCACCCTGCAGGCCGATGCGCTCGACGTGCAGGTGGTGTCGCTGTCGCGCAATTTCGGCAAGGAGGCGGCGCTGATGGCCGGCCTCGATCACGCCCGCCGCGGCGCGGTGTTGTTCATGGATGGCGACGGCCAGCATCCGCCGGCGCTGGTCGAGCAGCTCGTCTCGCACTGGATCAAGGACGGCTATGACGTCGTCTACACGGCCAAGGCGCATCGCGACAATGAGCCGTTCCTGCGCCGCGTCGCCGTGCACGGCTTCTATTCGCTCATCAACTGGGGCGCGCGGCAGAAGATCCCGGAGGATGCCGGCGACTTCCGCCTGCTGTCGCCGCGCGCGGTGGCCGCACTGAGGCAGCTGCCCGAGCGCAACCGCTTCTTCAAGGGGCTGGCGAGCTGGATCGGCTTCCGCCAGATCCGCGTCGACTACGAGCCCGCGGCGCGCGCCCATGGCGTCACCACTTTCAACCTTACCAGCCTGCTCGGCCTGTCGATCGAGGGCCTGACGTCGTTCTCGGTGGCGCCGCTGCGCGTGGCAAGCCTCTTGGGAATCCTGCTCGCCTCGGCAGCCTTTCTGTTCGGCCTGTCGATCCTGTGGGAGACCTTCACCACCGGCAAGTCGGTGCCCGGCTATCCCTCGCTGATGGTCGGCCTGATGACGATCGGCGGCGTGCAGCTGATCATGATCGGAATCATGGGCGAGTATATCGGCAAGATCCTCTCCGAGCTGAAGGCGCGGCCGATCTACTTCGTCGCCGAGCACAGCGAGAAGCGCGCCACGCTCGATGCGCGCAGCGACGGCTCCGAGAGGAATGCCGCGGAATGA
- the hisG gene encoding ATP phosphoribosyltransferase: protein MSGPLVLAVPSKGRLQENAEAFFGRAGLNLSKPGGARDYRGTISGLDNVEIAYLSASEIVSQLARGTVHLGVTGEDLVREGIADADKRVLLIDTLGFGGANVVVAVPQAWIDVRTMADLDDVTTGFRAQHNRRMRVATKYINLTRSYFASHGIVDYRIVESAGATEGAPAVGTAELIVDITSTGSTLAANGLKVLDDGVILRSQANLVASRDADWSEGPRESARIILDHIHASARARKYREVRTRFKGCDAAMLTEAHNRFGVVAPFGGPTSSGMLTLHCPPAQIYALGSFLRAHGAETVSVASLDYVLDRENPLFARLEAFLRS from the coding sequence ATGAGCGGCCCCCTCGTCCTCGCCGTTCCCTCGAAGGGCCGCCTGCAGGAGAATGCTGAGGCGTTCTTTGGCCGCGCCGGGCTGAACCTGTCCAAGCCGGGCGGCGCGCGCGACTATCGCGGCACCATCTCGGGCCTCGACAATGTCGAGATCGCCTATCTCTCTGCGAGTGAGATCGTCTCGCAGCTGGCGCGCGGCACAGTGCATCTCGGCGTCACGGGCGAAGATCTCGTCCGTGAAGGCATCGCCGATGCCGACAAGCGTGTGCTGCTGATCGATACGCTCGGCTTCGGCGGCGCCAATGTCGTGGTCGCGGTGCCGCAGGCGTGGATCGACGTCCGCACCATGGCCGATCTCGACGACGTCACCACCGGCTTCCGCGCCCAGCACAATCGCCGCATGCGCGTCGCCACCAAATACATCAACCTGACGCGCAGCTACTTCGCGAGTCACGGGATTGTCGACTACCGCATCGTCGAGAGCGCCGGCGCCACCGAGGGCGCGCCCGCCGTCGGCACCGCCGAGCTGATCGTCGACATCACCAGCACCGGCTCCACGCTCGCCGCCAACGGGCTGAAGGTGCTGGATGACGGCGTCATCCTGCGCAGCCAGGCCAATCTCGTCGCCTCGCGCGACGCCGACTGGTCGGAGGGCCCGCGCGAGAGCGCGCGGATCATCCTGGATCATATCCATGCCAGCGCCCGCGCCAGGAAATACCGCGAGGTCCGCACCCGCTTCAAAGGTTGCGACGCAGCAATGCTGACCGAGGCGCACAACCGCTTCGGCGTGGTCGCACCGTTCGGCGGCCCGACCTCGTCGGGCATGCTGACCCTGCACTGCCCGCCCGCGCAGATCTACGCGCTCGGCAGCTTCCTGCGCGCGCACGGCGCCGAGACCGTCTCGGTGGCCTCGCTGGACTACGTGCTCGACCGCGAGAATCCGCTGTTTGCCCGCCTCGAGGCCTTCCTGCGATCATAA
- a CDS encoding TldD/PmbA family protein, translating into MTSSPSAAASSTSAHSDLLDQSALRTLAERLVEAAKKAGADAADAIAVRGISQGVEVRDGRVEESERSEGDDVGLRVLVGKRQAVVSTNDVSGDGVARLAERAVAMARVAPDDKYVGLADPELLARDIPELDLLDPAIPGTAELERRAQEAEAAALAVKGVTKSGGASASAGIGGMVLVTSSGFHGAYLRSSQSISTTAISGEGTGMERDYDYTAAPHGADLLAPAAVGRSAGERAVARANPRKVATCQVPVVFDPRVSGSLVGHLVGAINGASIARKTSFLKDKLGAQLFAKGIRIIDDPLRPRGLRSQPFDAEGVKVKQTALIDDGVLTTWLLDSATARELGLVTTGHAHRGVSSSPSPGPFNLHLEAGVVTAQELISDIKQGFYVTDLIGSGVNGVTGDYSRGASGFWIENGEIGYAVSEVTIAGHLFEIFKSMTPASDLEFRYGVNAPTVRIEGLTLGGR; encoded by the coding sequence GTGACATCTTCTCCCTCAGCCGCTGCATCATCGACTTCAGCCCATTCAGACCTGCTCGATCAGTCCGCCCTGCGAACACTCGCCGAGCGGCTCGTCGAGGCTGCGAAGAAGGCCGGCGCCGATGCGGCCGATGCGATCGCAGTGCGCGGTATCTCGCAGGGCGTCGAGGTTCGTGACGGCCGGGTCGAGGAATCCGAGCGCTCGGAAGGCGACGATGTCGGCCTCCGGGTGCTGGTCGGCAAGCGCCAGGCGGTGGTCTCGACCAACGACGTCAGCGGCGACGGCGTGGCGCGGCTGGCGGAGCGCGCCGTGGCGATGGCGCGCGTGGCGCCAGACGACAAATATGTCGGCCTGGCCGATCCGGAGTTGCTGGCGCGTGACATTCCCGAACTCGATCTGCTCGACCCAGCGATCCCTGGCACCGCGGAGCTGGAGCGGCGTGCGCAGGAGGCGGAGGCTGCCGCACTTGCCGTGAAGGGCGTCACCAAATCCGGCGGCGCCTCGGCCTCGGCGGGCATCGGCGGCATGGTGCTGGTAACGAGCAGCGGCTTTCACGGCGCCTATCTGCGCTCGAGCCAGAGCATCTCGACCACGGCGATCTCCGGTGAAGGCACCGGCATGGAGCGCGACTACGACTACACGGCGGCGCCCCACGGCGCCGATCTGCTCGCCCCCGCGGCTGTCGGGCGCAGCGCCGGCGAGCGCGCCGTGGCGCGTGCCAATCCGCGCAAGGTCGCGACCTGCCAGGTCCCCGTGGTGTTCGATCCGCGCGTCTCCGGCTCGCTGGTCGGCCATCTCGTCGGCGCCATCAATGGTGCGTCGATCGCGCGCAAGACCAGCTTCCTGAAGGACAAGCTCGGCGCGCAGCTATTCGCCAAGGGCATCCGCATCATCGACGATCCCCTGCGTCCCCGCGGCCTGCGCTCGCAGCCGTTCGATGCCGAGGGCGTCAAGGTGAAGCAGACGGCGTTGATCGACGACGGCGTTCTCACCACCTGGCTGCTGGATTCCGCCACCGCGCGCGAACTCGGCCTGGTCACGACCGGCCACGCGCATCGCGGCGTGTCGTCCTCGCCGTCGCCGGGGCCGTTCAACCTGCATCTCGAAGCGGGCGTCGTCACCGCCCAGGAGCTGATCTCGGACATCAAGCAGGGCTTCTACGTCACCGACCTGATCGGCTCGGGCGTGAACGGCGTGACCGGCGACTACAGCCGCGGTGCCTCCGGCTTCTGGATCGAGAACGGCGAGATCGGTTATGCGGTCAGCGAAGTGACGATCGCCGGACATCTGTTCGAGATCTTCAAGTCGATGACCCCCGCCAGCGATCTCGAATTCCGCTATGGCGTCAATGCGCCGACCGTGCGCATCGAGGGATTGACGCTTGGCGGACGCTAA
- a CDS encoding DUF6101 family protein, whose translation MRRQTASGGSNSAGSSRVLRLDPLSLPVSYSAHDIRADGGIRQIELHRERVVLRRAVSGMRMAVNLRVSDFLGIALREVDDTQMMLILMHRDPSLSIPLCVSDDQDDIIAAWAMWSETFALPQLQEPRREAAPRRRRRNAIRARRPRFLMRRRVGHLLNPASIYRGEHEIIART comes from the coding sequence GTGAGGCGTCAAACAGCATCAGGCGGAAGCAATTCCGCTGGGTCGAGCCGCGTGCTGCGGCTCGACCCCCTTTCCCTGCCCGTCTCGTACAGCGCGCACGACATCCGTGCCGATGGCGGGATCCGGCAGATCGAATTGCACCGGGAGCGCGTCGTGCTGCGCCGTGCCGTCAGCGGCATGCGCATGGCCGTGAATCTCCGGGTCAGCGATTTCCTCGGCATCGCGCTGCGCGAGGTCGACGACACACAGATGATGCTGATCCTGATGCATCGCGACCCCTCGCTGAGCATCCCGCTCTGCGTCAGCGACGATCAGGACGACATCATCGCCGCCTGGGCGATGTGGAGCGAGACCTTCGCGCTGCCACAACTGCAAGAACCGAGGCGCGAAGCTGCGCCCCGCCGCCGGCGTCGCAACGCCATCCGCGCGCGCCGTCCGCGGTTCCTGATGCGTCGCCGTGTCGGGCACCTGCTCAATCCCGCGTCGATCTATCGCGGCGAGCACGAGATCATCGCGCGGACCTGA
- the ubiA gene encoding 4-hydroxybenzoate octaprenyltransferase, translating into MSDTAVRVADATGNWVDTLAPAWSRPYLRLARFDRPIGSWLLLMPCWWSAALAAGISGDLSMLPAWIVLYFVGAFVMRGAGCTWNDITDRDLDAKVERTRSRPIPAGQVGVKQALAFLVAQALIGLVVLLQFNRFAIGTGIASLLIVAIYPFMKRVTWWPQVVLGLAFSWGALMGFAVAFGRLDATALLLYAGSISWVIAYDTIYAHQDAEDDALIGIKSTARLFAERTHLALVVFYSLAVVLIGAAFATAHVHVAAWLGLGCFAAHLGWQVRRLNTADPALCLRLFKSNRDAGLLLFAALLVDAVLRAA; encoded by the coding sequence ATGAGCGACACCGCCGTCCGCGTTGCAGACGCGACCGGCAATTGGGTCGATACGCTGGCGCCGGCCTGGAGCCGGCCGTATCTGCGGCTTGCCCGCTTTGATCGCCCGATCGGATCCTGGCTGCTGCTGATGCCATGCTGGTGGTCGGCCGCCCTGGCGGCCGGCATCTCCGGCGATCTCTCGATGCTCCCCGCATGGATCGTGCTGTATTTCGTCGGCGCCTTCGTCATGCGCGGCGCCGGCTGCACCTGGAACGACATCACCGACCGCGATCTCGACGCCAAGGTGGAGCGCACGCGCTCCCGTCCGATTCCGGCCGGGCAGGTCGGGGTGAAGCAGGCACTGGCCTTCCTGGTGGCGCAGGCCCTGATCGGCCTTGTGGTGCTGCTGCAGTTCAACCGTTTCGCGATCGGCACCGGCATCGCCTCGCTGCTGATCGTCGCGATCTACCCGTTCATGAAACGCGTCACCTGGTGGCCGCAGGTCGTGCTGGGCCTCGCCTTCTCGTGGGGCGCGCTGATGGGATTTGCCGTGGCGTTCGGGCGCCTCGATGCGACGGCGCTGCTGCTCTATGCCGGTTCGATTTCGTGGGTGATCGCCTATGACACGATCTACGCGCATCAGGACGCGGAAGATGACGCGCTGATCGGCATCAAATCGACGGCGCGGCTGTTCGCCGAACGCACGCATCTGGCGCTGGTGGTGTTCTATTCACTGGCGGTCGTGCTGATCGGGGCAGCCTTTGCCACGGCCCATGTGCATGTCGCAGCGTGGCTCGGTCTCGGCTGTTTCGCCGCACATCTCGGCTGGCAGGTTCGCCGGTTGAACACCGCGGATCCCGCGCTGTGCCTGCGGCTGTTCAAATCGAACCGCGATGCAGGCCTGCTGCTGTTCGCGGCTCTCCTGGTTGACGCGGTGCTCCGCGCGGCCTGA
- a CDS encoding ChbG/HpnK family deacetylase, producing the protein MSEAPHRRIWLCADDYGISPGVNTAIRDLIARGRLNATSVMTVGAAIGRNEVAELTKVAADSPRCAIGLHVTLTAPFRPLTMHFRPAEGGMFLPFPKLLRAGLMRRLDPELIRAEVMVQLNAFGELFGRAPDFVDGHQHAQLYPQVREGFLAAVKDAAPSAWVRQGGRNAPLMQRLAAPKALLLDVLSAQFRRHAKRAAIPFNPAFAGAYDFTKAGDFGALMDGFLHELPEDGLVMCHPGFVDDVLIELDPLTVQREHEHAYLAGEHFPDLLERRRVTLA; encoded by the coding sequence ATGAGCGAGGCGCCGCACCGGCGCATCTGGCTGTGCGCCGATGACTATGGCATCAGTCCCGGCGTCAACACAGCGATCCGCGACCTGATCGCGCGTGGCCGGCTGAACGCCACCTCGGTGATGACGGTCGGCGCGGCGATCGGCCGGAACGAGGTCGCAGAGCTCACCAAGGTCGCCGCCGACAGTCCGCGTTGCGCGATCGGCCTGCACGTCACGCTGACCGCGCCGTTCCGGCCGCTGACGATGCATTTCCGCCCCGCCGAAGGCGGCATGTTCCTGCCCTTTCCGAAGCTGCTGCGCGCCGGGCTGATGCGGCGGCTCGACCCGGAGCTGATCCGCGCCGAGGTGATGGTTCAGCTCAACGCGTTCGGCGAGCTGTTCGGCCGCGCGCCCGATTTCGTCGACGGTCACCAGCACGCCCAGCTGTATCCGCAGGTGCGCGAGGGGTTTCTCGCCGCCGTCAAGGACGCCGCGCCGTCGGCCTGGGTCCGCCAGGGCGGCCGCAACGCGCCGCTGATGCAGCGGCTGGCGGCGCCCAAGGCGCTGCTGCTCGACGTGCTGAGCGCGCAATTCCGCCGCCACGCAAAGCGCGCCGCGATCCCCTTCAATCCCGCCTTCGCCGGCGCCTATGACTTCACCAAGGCTGGCGATTTCGGGGCGCTGATGGACGGCTTCCTGCACGAGCTTCCCGAGGATGGCCTCGTGATGTGCCATCCCGGCTTCGTCGACGACGTCCTCATCGAGCTCGATCCGCTGACCGTGCAGCGCGAGCATGAGCACGCCTATCTCGCCGGTGAGCATTTTCCGGACCTGCTGGAGCGCCGCCGGGTGACGCTCGCCTGA
- a CDS encoding 16S rRNA (uracil(1498)-N(3))-methyltransferase has translation MPEYDFTAPRLYVDAPLKEGGAVALERNQSNYLGNVLRLGAGDSVLVFNGRDGEWQAAIAGRKRPDLLAIQQRIRPQDRLPDIAYVFAPLKHARLDYVVQKAVEMGAARLEPILTRHTQVARVNGERMRANVIEAAEQCGILSLAEVRDPVPLERFLRERAATRLLVFCDEAADVAAPVQALRDEAPGGIDVLIGPEGGFAAEERELLLRQPRVIRLALGPRILRADTAGVAALALVQATLGDWQGGGG, from the coding sequence ATGCCTGAATACGACTTCACCGCCCCGCGCCTTTACGTCGACGCTCCCCTGAAAGAGGGCGGCGCGGTCGCGCTGGAGCGCAACCAGAGCAACTATCTCGGCAACGTGCTGCGGCTCGGCGCGGGCGATTCGGTGCTGGTCTTCAACGGCCGTGACGGCGAATGGCAGGCCGCGATCGCCGGCCGCAAGCGGCCCGACCTCCTGGCGATCCAGCAGCGGATCCGGCCGCAGGACCGGCTGCCCGACATCGCCTATGTCTTCGCTCCGCTCAAGCACGCCAGGCTCGACTACGTCGTCCAGAAGGCGGTCGAGATGGGTGCCGCGCGGCTCGAGCCGATCCTCACCCGGCACACCCAGGTGGCGCGGGTCAATGGTGAGCGGATGCGCGCCAACGTGATCGAGGCGGCCGAGCAATGCGGCATTCTCAGCCTAGCCGAGGTCAGGGATCCCGTGCCGCTGGAGCGCTTTCTGCGCGAGCGCGCGGCCACGCGGCTGCTGGTGTTCTGCGACGAGGCCGCCGATGTCGCCGCTCCAGTGCAGGCGCTGCGCGATGAGGCGCCGGGCGGCATTGACGTGCTGATCGGCCCGGAAGGCGGCTTCGCGGCCGAGGAGCGGGAGCTCCTGCTGCGGCAGCCGCGCGTGATCAGGCTGGCGCTCGGCCCTCGCATCCTGCGCGCGGATACCGCGGGCGTGGCCGCGCTCGCTTTGGTCCAGGCGACCCTCGGGGATTGGCAGGGAGGCGGCGGTTAA
- a CDS encoding ATP phosphoribosyltransferase regulatory subunit: MTGPAPTGPAAWADTLLQSFADAGYARAEPAILQPAEPFLDLSGEDIRKSLYLTTDTGGEELCLRPDLTIPVARDYLASAQAGQPAGFSYLGTVFRYRSGRPSEFLQAGIESFGRKDHPAADAEMLALAMEATAAAGLADVEIRTGDVALFTALIDALDLYPVWRRRLIKDFNRKRTLAQDLERLATAEVAPRNEYEGVLAALAGSDRKAALALVTDLMSIAGATALGGRSVAEIADRFLEQSTLKGGALPRDALDRIKRFLAITGSPAEAVQQLRALAADAKLDISAAIDALEARTGFMAQRGIDVGKVRFATSFGRGLDYYTGFEFELHHPGNGDEPLVAGGRYDGLLSQLGAATSIPAVGFSIWIERLAQSSAAGKAARGRAS; encoded by the coding sequence ATGACCGGACCCGCTCCGACCGGACCCGCCGCGTGGGCGGACACGCTGCTGCAGTCCTTCGCGGACGCCGGCTACGCGCGCGCCGAGCCGGCCATCCTGCAACCGGCCGAGCCCTTCCTCGACCTCTCCGGCGAGGACATCCGCAAGAGCCTGTATCTGACCACGGATACGGGCGGCGAGGAGCTCTGCCTGCGGCCGGACCTCACCATTCCCGTCGCCCGCGATTATCTCGCCTCGGCCCAAGCCGGCCAGCCGGCCGGGTTCAGTTATCTGGGAACCGTATTTCGATACCGCAGTGGCCGGCCGAGCGAGTTCCTGCAGGCCGGCATCGAATCGTTCGGCCGCAAGGACCATCCGGCGGCCGACGCCGAGATGCTGGCGCTGGCGATGGAGGCGACGGCGGCGGCAGGGCTTGCCGACGTGGAGATCCGCACCGGCGACGTCGCGCTGTTCACGGCGCTGATCGACGCGCTCGATCTCTACCCGGTGTGGCGGCGGCGGCTGATCAAGGATTTCAACCGCAAGCGCACCTTGGCGCAGGACCTGGAGCGGCTGGCGACCGCCGAAGTCGCACCGCGCAACGAATATGAGGGCGTGCTCGCAGCATTGGCCGGCTCCGACCGCAAGGCGGCGCTGGCGCTCGTCACCGACCTGATGTCGATCGCCGGCGCTACCGCGTTGGGCGGCCGCTCGGTGGCCGAGATTGCCGATCGCTTCCTGGAGCAGTCCACCCTGAAGGGCGGCGCGCTGCCGCGCGACGCGCTCGACCGCATTAAGCGTTTCCTCGCCATCACCGGCAGCCCGGCAGAGGCCGTCCAGCAGCTCCGCGCGCTCGCCGCTGACGCCAAGCTCGACATCTCCGCCGCGATCGATGCGCTGGAAGCGCGCACCGGCTTCATGGCCCAGCGCGGCATCGATGTCGGCAAGGTGCGCTTCGCCACGTCTTTCGGCCGCGGCCTCGACTACTACACCGGCTTCGAATTCGAGCTGCACCATCCCGGCAATGGCGACGAGCCGCTGGTCGCGGGCGGTCGCTATGACGGGCTGCTCAGCCAGCTCGGCGCAGCCACGTCCATTCCGGCCGTCGGCTTCTCGATCTGGATCGAGCGCCTGGCCCAAAGCAGCGCCGCGGGCAAGGCCGCGCGCGGGAGAGCATCATGA
- a CDS encoding lysophospholipid acyltransferase family protein, translating to MKHLIRNTLRSGWFQRAVGFLAAEYLRLVWLTNRFTFEPPEVYEIVEPQMPAIFAFWHGQHLLTPFIRNKPSYRAKVLISKHRDGEFNAIAAERLGIGTIRGSGDHGGSFHRKGGVGAFREMVQALEDNYNVASTADVPKRARIAGLGIIMLARESGRPIMPFAMVTSRFVRLKNWDSTTINLPFGRGALVGIKEINVPRDADAAMMEQARLDLEATLNECMRRAYEIVGRPEACPPPVTSGADSG from the coding sequence TTGAAACATCTGATCCGCAATACGCTGCGTAGCGGCTGGTTCCAGCGCGCCGTCGGGTTCCTCGCGGCCGAGTACCTGCGCCTGGTGTGGCTGACCAACCGCTTCACCTTCGAGCCGCCTGAGGTCTACGAGATCGTCGAGCCGCAGATGCCCGCGATCTTCGCGTTCTGGCACGGCCAGCATCTGCTGACGCCGTTCATCAGGAACAAGCCGAGCTACCGCGCCAAGGTGCTGATCTCCAAGCATCGCGACGGCGAGTTCAACGCGATCGCCGCGGAGCGGCTGGGGATCGGAACCATCCGCGGCTCGGGCGACCATGGCGGCTCCTTCCACCGCAAAGGTGGGGTCGGAGCGTTCAGGGAGATGGTGCAGGCGCTCGAAGACAACTATAATGTTGCATCGACCGCCGATGTGCCGAAGCGCGCGCGGATCGCAGGCCTCGGCATCATCATGCTCGCGCGTGAGTCAGGACGTCCGATCATGCCCTTCGCAATGGTCACGAGCCGCTTCGTCCGCCTGAAGAACTGGGACAGCACCACCATCAATCTGCCATTCGGCCGCGGCGCATTGGTGGGGATCAAGGAAATCAACGTGCCGCGTGATGCCGACGCTGCCATGATGGAGCAGGCGCGCCTCGACCTCGAGGCCACGCTGAACGAGTGCATGCGCCGCGCCTATGAGATCGTCGGCCGGCCCGAGGCATGCCCGCCCCCGGTGACATCGGGTGCCGACAGTGGCTAG
- a CDS encoding DUF4170 domain-containing protein: protein MTDSASQQLLHLVIGGELVNLEKNEFKDLDKVDIVGVYPNYASAHAAWRAKAQMTVDNAHMRYFIVHLHRLLDPGQDAKA, encoded by the coding sequence ATGACAGATAGCGCCTCGCAGCAGCTCCTTCACCTCGTGATCGGCGGCGAGCTCGTCAACCTCGAAAAGAACGAGTTCAAGGATCTCGACAAGGTCGATATCGTCGGCGTCTATCCCAACTACGCTTCTGCTCACGCCGCTTGGCGGGCCAAGGCGCAGATGACCGTCGACAACGCCCATATGCGCTACTTCATCGTGCATCTGCACCGGCTGCTCGATCCCGGTCAGGACGCCAAGGCGTAA
- a CDS encoding 3'(2'),5'-bisphosphate nucleotidase CysQ yields the protein MADAKIDSSDETSLAADAALLKAVVREAGELARAMFGTDLRKWTKNASSPVSEADMAVNALLERTLRSATPDYGWLSEESADDPARLARSRVWIVDPIDGTRSYLGGRNDWCVSVALVENGAPVLAAVHVPMSEEFFFAARGRGTTLNDAPVHAAAGHDIDFSRVAGPKPLVERLAPGSARIELHPRIGSLALRLCRVAHGALDAAFAGGQSRDWDLAAAHLIVQEAGGKMSALSGEAIVYNRPDVAHGVLVAAGRDRHADIVSHYRRLPQS from the coding sequence TTGGCGGACGCTAAGATCGATAGCTCCGACGAGACGAGCCTGGCCGCGGATGCGGCGCTTCTCAAGGCGGTGGTGCGCGAGGCCGGCGAGCTGGCGCGCGCGATGTTCGGCACCGATCTGCGCAAATGGACCAAGAACGCGTCATCGCCCGTCTCCGAGGCCGACATGGCCGTCAATGCGCTGCTTGAACGCACATTGCGATCGGCGACGCCGGATTATGGCTGGCTGTCCGAGGAGAGCGCCGACGATCCCGCAAGGCTCGCGCGGTCGCGGGTCTGGATCGTCGATCCGATCGACGGCACGCGGTCCTATCTCGGCGGGCGCAACGATTGGTGCGTGAGCGTAGCTCTGGTCGAGAATGGGGCGCCCGTGCTGGCGGCCGTCCACGTCCCGATGAGCGAGGAGTTCTTCTTCGCTGCGCGGGGACGTGGCACGACGCTGAATGACGCGCCGGTCCACGCCGCGGCGGGACACGACATCGACTTCTCGCGCGTGGCCGGGCCGAAACCGCTGGTTGAGCGGCTGGCACCGGGATCGGCACGGATTGAGCTTCACCCGCGAATCGGGTCGTTGGCGCTCAGGCTGTGCCGTGTCGCCCATGGTGCGCTCGATGCCGCTTTTGCAGGCGGGCAAAGCCGCGATTGGGATCTTGCGGCGGCTCATCTGATCGTGCAGGAAGCGGGTGGTAAAATGAGCGCATTGTCCGGCGAGGCGATCGTCTATAATCGTCCCGACGTGGCCCATGGGGTGCTGGTAGCAGCGGGACGCGATCGACATGCTGACATCGTCAGCCATTATCGCCGGTTGCCGCAGAGCTGA